A DNA window from Streptomyces bacillaris contains the following coding sequences:
- a CDS encoding metal-dependent hydrolase gives MMGPAHSLSGAAAWLGVGAAAAAAGHTMPWPVLVVGALICAGAALAPDLDHKSATISRAFGPISKTLCEIVDKLSFAVYKATKSKADPRRTGGHRTLTHTWLWAVLVGAGCSAAAIFGGRWAVLAILFVHLVLAVEGLLWRAARVSSDILVWLLGATSAWILAGVLDQPGHGANWLFDAPGQEYLWLGLPIVLGALVHDIGDALTVSGCPVLWPIPIGRKRWYPIGPPKAMRFRAGSWVEMKVLMPAFMVLGGVGAAAALNFI, from the coding sequence ATGATGGGACCGGCACACTCTCTGTCAGGGGCAGCCGCCTGGCTGGGGGTGGGTGCGGCGGCGGCCGCCGCGGGCCACACGATGCCCTGGCCGGTCCTGGTCGTCGGAGCGCTGATCTGCGCGGGCGCCGCCCTCGCCCCCGACCTGGACCACAAGTCCGCGACCATCTCGCGCGCCTTCGGACCCATCTCCAAGACCCTCTGCGAGATCGTCGACAAGCTCTCCTTCGCCGTCTACAAGGCCACGAAGAGCAAGGCCGACCCCCGCCGCACCGGCGGCCACCGCACCCTGACCCACACCTGGCTCTGGGCCGTCCTCGTCGGCGCCGGCTGCTCCGCCGCCGCGATCTTCGGCGGCCGCTGGGCCGTCCTCGCCATCCTCTTCGTCCACCTCGTACTGGCCGTCGAGGGCCTGCTCTGGCGGGCCGCCCGGGTCTCCAGCGACATCCTGGTCTGGCTGCTCGGCGCCACCAGCGCCTGGATCCTCGCGGGCGTCCTGGACCAGCCCGGCCACGGGGCGAACTGGCTCTTCGACGCCCCGGGCCAGGAGTACCTGTGGCTCGGCCTGCCCATCGTGCTCGGCGCCCTCGTCCACGACATCGGGGACGCGCTCACCGTCTCGGGCTGCCCGGTCCTCTGGCCCATCCCGATCGGCCGCAAGCGCTGGTACCCGATCGGACCGCCGAAGGCCATGCGGTTCCGGGCCGGCAGCTGGGTGGAGATGAAGGTCCTGATGCCCGCGTTCATGGTGCTCGGGGGAGTGGGGGCGGCGGCCGCCCTCAACTTCATATGA
- a CDS encoding NAD(P)/FAD-dependent oxidoreductase has protein sequence MAPPRILVVGAGFAGVECVQRLERRLAPGEAEIALVTPFSYQLYLPLLPQVASGVLTPQSVAVSLRRSRRHRTRIIPGGAIGVDTKAKVCVIRKITDEIVTEPYDYIVLAAGSVTRTFDIPGLLDHARGMKTLAEAAYVRDHVIAQLDLADASQDEAERASRLQFVVVGGGYAGTETAACLQRLTTNAIRHYPRLDPKLIKWHLIDIAPKLMPELGDKLGRAALDVLRRRNIEVSLGVSIAKAAAEEVTFTDGRVLPCRTLIWTAGVAASPLIATLGAETVRGRLAVTPQLRLPGADGVFALGDAAAVPDLAKGDGAVCPPTAQHAMRQGKVMADNLIASLRRQPLKDYVHKDLGLVVDLGGKDAVSKPLGVELHGLPAQAVARGYHWSALRTNVAKTRVMTNWLLNAVAGDDFVRTGFQSRKPATLRDFEYTDAYLTPEQIKEHTQSSVIKH, from the coding sequence GTGGCACCACCCAGGATTCTCGTCGTCGGCGCCGGCTTCGCAGGTGTCGAATGTGTACAACGGCTGGAGCGCAGGCTCGCTCCGGGCGAGGCCGAGATCGCGCTCGTCACGCCGTTCTCGTACCAGCTCTATCTGCCGCTGCTGCCCCAGGTGGCCTCCGGCGTGCTCACCCCCCAGTCGGTGGCGGTCTCGCTGCGCCGCAGCCGCCGCCACCGCACCCGGATCATCCCCGGCGGCGCGATCGGCGTGGACACCAAGGCCAAGGTCTGTGTCATCCGGAAGATCACGGACGAGATCGTCACCGAGCCGTACGACTACATCGTGCTGGCGGCCGGCAGTGTGACCCGGACCTTCGACATCCCCGGGCTGCTGGACCACGCGCGCGGGATGAAGACGCTCGCGGAGGCGGCGTACGTACGCGACCACGTCATCGCCCAGCTCGATCTGGCCGACGCCAGCCAGGACGAGGCGGAGCGGGCGTCCCGGCTCCAGTTCGTCGTGGTCGGCGGCGGTTACGCGGGCACGGAGACGGCCGCCTGCCTCCAGCGCCTGACCACCAACGCGATCCGGCACTATCCGCGGCTGGACCCGAAGCTGATCAAGTGGCATCTGATCGACATCGCGCCCAAGCTCATGCCGGAGCTGGGCGACAAGCTGGGGCGCGCCGCCCTGGACGTGCTGCGCAGGCGGAACATCGAGGTGTCGCTCGGCGTCTCGATCGCCAAGGCCGCCGCCGAGGAGGTCACGTTCACCGACGGCCGGGTGCTGCCCTGCCGGACGCTGATCTGGACCGCGGGGGTGGCCGCCAGCCCGCTGATCGCCACGCTGGGCGCGGAGACCGTACGCGGCCGGCTGGCCGTGACCCCGCAGCTGCGGCTGCCGGGGGCGGACGGGGTGTTCGCGCTCGGGGACGCGGCGGCGGTGCCCGACCTGGCGAAGGGCGACGGGGCGGTCTGCCCGCCGACCGCTCAGCACGCCATGCGCCAGGGCAAGGTGATGGCGGACAACCTGATCGCCTCGCTGCGCCGTCAGCCGCTCAAGGACTACGTCCACAAGGACCTGGGGCTCGTCGTGGACCTCGGCGGCAAGGACGCGGTCTCCAAGCCGCTCGGCGTCGAGCTGCACGGGCTGCCCGCGCAGGCGGTGGCGCGCGGCTACCACTGGTCGGCGCTGCGGACGAACGTGGCGAAGACCCGGGTCATGACGAACTGGCTGCTCAACGCGGTCGCCGGGGACGACTTCGTACGGACCGGGTTCCAGTCGCGCAAACCGGCGACGCTGCGGGACTTCGAGTACACGGACGCCTATCTGACGCCCGAGCAGATCAAGGAGCACACGCAGTCGTCGGTCATCAAGCACTGA
- a CDS encoding C40 family peptidase — MASHRRPKQSSSQGYASVLTATAAVSVALSASPASADPLPDPNKKGVQAQIDRLHEEATQATEKYNGAKENAEKLRKEADNLQAAVARKQDDLNELRRGLGSAATAQYRSGGIDPSVRLLLSSDPDAYLDEAAVLDRLSARQSQSLQRFLSEQRGLQQKRTQAGTKLAALQDTRKELGNRKKEIQGKLAEAQRLLNTLTAKERAEIAAKEERANRTSERVQLGNEASASGITAAAFAAAKTRVGMPYVWGATGPGSFDCSGLTSWAFRQAGVNLPRTSQAQANAGTRINSIGALKPGDLVIMRTDLSHVGFYAGNGQILHSPKPGAVVRYESMARSGMPFMWGVRI, encoded by the coding sequence GTGGCCTCCCACCGTCGTCCCAAGCAGTCCTCCAGCCAGGGTTACGCGTCCGTGCTCACGGCGACCGCCGCGGTGAGCGTCGCGCTCTCCGCCTCTCCGGCGTCGGCCGACCCCCTGCCCGATCCGAACAAGAAGGGCGTGCAGGCGCAGATAGACCGCCTCCACGAGGAGGCGACCCAGGCGACGGAGAAGTACAACGGGGCGAAGGAGAACGCGGAGAAGCTCCGCAAGGAGGCCGACAACCTCCAGGCGGCCGTGGCCCGCAAGCAGGACGACCTCAACGAGCTGCGGCGCGGGCTCGGTTCGGCGGCCACCGCCCAGTACCGCAGCGGCGGGATCGACCCCTCGGTGCGGCTGCTGCTCTCCTCCGACCCGGACGCCTATCTGGACGAGGCGGCGGTCCTGGACCGGCTGAGCGCCCGCCAGTCGCAGTCCCTCCAGCGCTTCCTCTCCGAGCAGCGCGGCCTCCAGCAGAAGCGCACCCAGGCCGGTACCAAGCTCGCGGCCCTCCAGGACACCCGCAAGGAGCTGGGGAACCGGAAGAAGGAGATCCAGGGCAAGCTGGCCGAGGCACAGCGGCTCCTCAACACGCTGACGGCCAAGGAGCGGGCCGAGATCGCCGCCAAGGAGGAGCGCGCCAACCGGACCAGCGAGCGGGTCCAGCTCGGCAACGAGGCCAGCGCGTCGGGCATCACCGCGGCGGCCTTCGCGGCGGCCAAGACCCGGGTGGGCATGCCGTACGTCTGGGGGGCCACGGGCCCGGGGTCGTTCGACTGCTCGGGGCTGACCTCCTGGGCGTTCCGACAGGCAGGCGTCAACCTGCCCCGCACCTCCCAGGCACAGGCCAACGCCGGGACCCGGATCAACTCCATCGGCGCGCTCAAGCCTGGCGACCTCGTCATCATGCGCACCGACCTCAGCCATGTCGGCTTCTACGCCGGGAACGGCCAGATCCTCCACTCGCCGAAGCCGGGAGCGGTGGTGCGTTACGAGTCGATGGCGCGCAGCGGGATGCCGTTCATGTGGGGCGTACGGATCTGA
- a CDS encoding ATP-dependent DNA ligase: MLLAELAQVSLEVAATSARSRKVALLAALFRDAGPDDVPVVIPYLAGRLPQGRIGVGWRSLGDPVEPAAEPTLTVTGVDAELTALAAVSGPGSQALRRERLRALFAAATADEQHFLKALLTGEVRQGALDAVAADALARAAEAPPADVRRAVMLAGSLPEVARPLLAEGPGALAAFRLTVGRPVQPMLAHTAASVTEAVERLGPCAVEEKLDGIRVQVHRDGDRVRAYTRTLDDITDRLPELVTAVAALEAGRFILDGEVIALGEDGRPRPFQETASRVGSRRDVAAAAAGVPIVPVFFDALSADGDDLLDLSFAERHAALARLVPEPLRVRRTLVPDPADAEARRAAEAFLVETLERGHEGVVVKDLAAAYSAGRRGASWLKVKPVHTLDLVVLAAEWGSGRRTGKLSNLHLGARRPDGSFAMLGKTFKGLTDALLEWQTEKLRELATGEDGHVVTVRPELVVEIAHDGLQRSTRYPAGVTLRFARVLRYREDKTAQEADTVETVLSQQR, from the coding sequence ATGCTGCTCGCCGAGCTCGCCCAGGTCTCCCTGGAGGTCGCCGCCACCTCCGCCCGGTCCCGCAAGGTGGCGCTCCTCGCCGCGCTCTTCCGGGACGCCGGACCCGACGACGTCCCCGTCGTCATCCCGTACCTCGCCGGGCGGCTGCCCCAGGGGCGGATCGGCGTCGGCTGGCGCTCCCTCGGCGACCCCGTCGAACCGGCCGCCGAGCCCACCCTCACCGTCACCGGGGTCGACGCCGAGCTGACCGCGCTGGCCGCCGTCTCCGGCCCCGGCTCCCAGGCGCTGCGGCGCGAACGGCTGCGGGCCCTGTTCGCCGCCGCCACCGCCGACGAGCAGCACTTCCTGAAGGCCCTGCTCACCGGGGAGGTCCGCCAGGGCGCCCTGGACGCCGTCGCCGCCGACGCGCTGGCCAGGGCCGCCGAGGCCCCGCCCGCCGACGTCCGCCGGGCCGTGATGCTCGCCGGATCGCTCCCGGAGGTGGCCCGGCCCCTCCTCGCGGAAGGCCCCGGCGCGCTCGCCGCCTTCCGGCTCACCGTGGGGCGGCCCGTCCAGCCGATGCTGGCCCACACCGCCGCCTCGGTGACCGAGGCGGTCGAGAGGCTCGGCCCCTGCGCGGTGGAGGAGAAGCTCGACGGCATCCGGGTCCAGGTCCACCGGGACGGCGACCGGGTCCGCGCCTACACCCGGACCCTCGACGACATCACCGACCGGCTGCCCGAACTCGTCACCGCCGTCGCCGCGCTGGAGGCCGGGAGGTTCATCCTGGACGGCGAGGTGATCGCCCTGGGCGAGGACGGCAGGCCGCGCCCCTTCCAGGAGACCGCCTCCCGGGTGGGCTCGCGCCGGGACGTGGCCGCCGCTGCCGCCGGCGTACCGATCGTGCCCGTCTTCTTCGACGCCCTCTCCGCCGACGGCGACGACCTGCTCGACCTCTCCTTCGCCGAGCGCCACGCCGCCCTGGCCCGGCTGGTCCCCGAGCCCCTGCGGGTCCGGCGCACGCTCGTGCCCGACCCGGCGGACGCGGAGGCGCGCCGGGCCGCCGAGGCGTTCCTCGTCGAGACCCTGGAACGCGGCCACGAGGGCGTCGTCGTCAAGGACCTGGCCGCCGCCTACAGCGCGGGCCGCAGAGGCGCCTCCTGGCTGAAGGTCAAGCCGGTGCACACCCTGGACCTGGTGGTGCTCGCCGCCGAATGGGGGAGCGGGCGGCGCACCGGCAAGCTCTCCAACCTCCACCTGGGCGCCCGCCGCCCCGACGGCTCCTTCGCGATGCTCGGCAAGACCTTCAAGGGGCTCACCGACGCCCTGCTGGAGTGGCAGACCGAGAAGCTGCGGGAGCTGGCGACCGGCGAGGACGGACACGTCGTGACCGTACGCCCCGAACTCGTCGTGGAGATCGCCCACGACGGGCTCCAGCGCTCCACCCGCTACCCGGCCGGTGTCACCCTCCGCTTCGCCCGCGTCCTGCGCTACCGCGAGGACAAGACCGCGCAGGAGGCCGACACCGTGGAGACGGTCCTCTCGCAGCAGCGCTGA
- a CDS encoding BlaI/MecI/CopY family transcriptional regulator: MRRLGELEAEIMDRLWTWDRPATVREVVDDINLRRPAAYTTVMTVATILYNKGWLTRRKQGQAWLYTPVRSREAYAAALMEDALGASRDRSAALVHFVERMTDDEVAALREALRATGRGGEL; the protein is encoded by the coding sequence ATGCGACGGCTCGGAGAGCTTGAGGCCGAGATCATGGACCGTCTGTGGACCTGGGACAGACCGGCGACGGTCCGCGAGGTCGTCGACGACATCAACCTCCGCCGCCCCGCCGCCTACACGACGGTGATGACCGTGGCCACCATCCTCTACAACAAGGGCTGGCTGACCCGGCGCAAGCAGGGACAGGCGTGGCTCTACACGCCGGTGCGCAGCCGCGAGGCGTACGCGGCGGCCCTCATGGAGGACGCCCTGGGGGCGAGCCGGGACCGCTCGGCCGCCCTCGTCCACTTCGTCGAGCGGATGACGGACGACGAGGTCGCCGCGTTGCGCGAGGCGCTGCGGGCGACCGGCCGGGGCGGCGAGCTGTGA
- a CDS encoding DEAD/DEAH box helicase yields MIFVVSAGSLIRAEDRQDGGVTLIDQLPQTADPDALFEAFSSWTESQGITMYPAQEEALIEVVSGANVILSTPTGSGKSLVAAGAHFTALAQDKVTFYTAPIKALVSEKFFDLCKLFGTENVGMLTGDASVNADAPVICCTAEVLASIALRDGKYADIGQVVMDEFHFYAEPDRGWAWQIPLLELPQAQFVLMSATLGDVSMFEKDLTRRTGRPTSVVRSATRPVPLSYEYRFTPITETLTELLDTRQSPVYIVHFTQAAAVERAQSLMSINMCTKEEKEKIADLIGSFRFTTKFGQNLSRYVRHGIGVHHAGMLPKYRRLVEKLAQAGLLKVICGTDTLGVGVNVPIRTVLFTALTKYDGNRVRTLRAREFHQIAGRAGRAGFDTAGFVVAQAPEHVIENEKALKKAGDDPKKKRKVVRKKAPEGFVAWSETTFDKLIQSEPEPLTSRFRVTHTMLLAVIARPGNAFEAMRSLLEDNHEPRRAQLRHIRRAIAIYRSLLDGGVVEQLETPDAEGRIVRLTVDLQQDFALNQPLSTFALAAFDLLDPDSPSYALDMVSVVESTLDDPRQILAAQQNKARGEAVGQMKADGVEYEERMERLQEVTYPKPLSELLWHAYDVYRRSHPWVSDHPVSPKSVIRDMFERAMTFTEFTSHYELARTEGIVLRYLASAYKALEHTIPDDLKSEDLEDLISWLGEMVRQVDSSLLDEWEQLANPEVETAEEAQEKADEVKPVTANPRAFRVLVRNAMFRRVELAALDRVRDLGELDGDSGWDEDAWGDALDAYWDAHEEIGTGPDARGPKLMKIEEDPAHGLWRVWQAFADPAGDHDWGIQAEVDLAASDEEGRAVVRVTKVGQL; encoded by the coding sequence ATGATCTTCGTGGTGTCCGCCGGTTCCCTCATCCGGGCGGAAGACAGGCAAGATGGGGGCGTGACCCTCATCGACCAGCTGCCGCAGACCGCCGACCCGGACGCCCTTTTCGAGGCCTTCTCGTCATGGACCGAGAGCCAGGGCATCACGATGTACCCGGCTCAGGAGGAGGCGCTGATCGAGGTGGTCTCCGGGGCGAACGTGATCCTGTCCACCCCGACCGGCTCGGGCAAGAGCCTGGTGGCGGCGGGGGCACACTTCACCGCGCTGGCCCAGGACAAGGTGACCTTCTACACCGCGCCGATCAAGGCGCTGGTCTCGGAGAAGTTCTTCGACCTGTGCAAGCTCTTCGGCACCGAGAACGTCGGGATGCTGACCGGTGACGCCTCGGTCAACGCGGACGCCCCGGTGATCTGCTGTACGGCCGAGGTGCTGGCCTCCATCGCGCTGCGCGACGGGAAGTACGCCGACATCGGCCAGGTCGTGATGGACGAGTTCCACTTCTACGCCGAGCCGGACCGGGGCTGGGCGTGGCAGATCCCGCTGCTGGAGCTGCCGCAGGCCCAGTTCGTGCTGATGTCCGCGACGCTCGGTGACGTCTCGATGTTCGAGAAGGATCTGACCCGGCGCACCGGCCGCCCGACCTCGGTGGTGCGCTCCGCGACCCGCCCGGTGCCGCTGAGCTACGAGTACCGCTTCACGCCGATCACCGAGACGCTGACCGAGCTGCTGGACACCCGGCAGTCCCCGGTCTACATCGTGCACTTCACGCAGGCGGCGGCCGTCGAGCGGGCGCAGTCGCTGATGAGCATCAACATGTGCACGAAGGAGGAGAAGGAGAAGATCGCCGATCTGATCGGCAGCTTCCGCTTCACCACCAAGTTCGGCCAGAACCTCTCCCGTTACGTCCGCCACGGCATCGGGGTGCACCACGCGGGGATGCTGCCCAAGTACCGCCGCCTGGTGGAGAAGCTGGCCCAGGCGGGGCTGCTGAAGGTGATCTGCGGTACGGACACGCTGGGCGTGGGCGTCAACGTCCCCATCCGTACGGTGCTGTTCACGGCGCTCACGAAGTACGACGGGAACCGGGTGCGGACCCTGCGGGCGCGGGAGTTCCACCAGATCGCGGGCCGCGCCGGGCGGGCCGGGTTCGACACGGCCGGGTTCGTGGTGGCGCAGGCCCCCGAGCACGTCATCGAGAACGAGAAGGCGCTGAAGAAGGCGGGCGACGACCCGAAGAAGAAGCGCAAGGTGGTCCGTAAGAAGGCGCCGGAGGGGTTCGTCGCCTGGTCGGAGACCACGTTCGACAAGCTGATCCAGTCCGAGCCGGAGCCGCTGACCTCGCGGTTCCGGGTCACCCACACGATGCTGCTCGCGGTGATCGCGCGCCCGGGGAACGCCTTCGAGGCGATGCGGAGCCTGCTGGAGGACAACCACGAGCCGCGTCGGGCGCAGTTGCGGCACATCCGGCGGGCCATCGCGATCTACCGTTCGCTGCTGGACGGCGGGGTGGTGGAGCAGTTGGAGACCCCGGACGCGGAGGGGCGGATCGTCCGGCTCACGGTCGATCTCCAGCAGGACTTCGCGCTGAACCAGCCGCTGTCGACGTTCGCACTGGCCGCCTTCGACCTGCTGGACCCCGATTCGCCGTCGTACGCCCTGGACATGGTCTCGGTCGTCGAGTCGACGCTCGACGACCCGCGGCAGATCCTGGCGGCCCAGCAGAACAAGGCGCGCGGCGAGGCCGTGGGCCAGATGAAGGCCGACGGGGTGGAGTACGAGGAGCGGATGGAGCGGCTCCAGGAGGTCACGTACCCCAAGCCGCTGAGCGAGCTGCTGTGGCACGCCTACGACGTGTACCGCCGGAGCCACCCGTGGGTGAGCGACCACCCGGTCTCGCCGAAGTCGGTGATCCGGGACATGTTCGAACGGGCCATGACCTTCACGGAGTTCACCTCGCACTACGAGCTGGCCCGGACCGAGGGCATCGTGCTGCGGTATCTGGCGAGCGCGTACAAGGCACTGGAGCACACGATCCCGGACGACCTGAAGTCGGAGGACCTGGAGGACCTGATCTCCTGGCTGGGCGAGATGGTCCGCCAGGTGGACTCCAGCCTGCTGGACGAGTGGGAGCAGCTGGCCAACCCGGAGGTGGAGACCGCCGAGGAGGCCCAGGAGAAGGCGGACGAGGTCAAGCCGGTCACGGCCAACCCGCGCGCCTTCCGGGTGCTGGTGCGCAACGCGATGTTCCGCCGCGTGGAGCTGGCCGCGCTGGACCGGGTACGGGACCTGGGCGAGCTGGACGGCGACTCCGGGTGGGACGAGGACGCGTGGGGCGACGCCCTGGACGCGTACTGGGACGCGCACGAGGAGATCGGCACCGGCCCGGACGCGCGCGGCCCGAAGCTGATGAAGATCGAGGAGGACCCGGCGCACGGGCTGTGGCGGGTCTGGCAGGCGTTCGCGGACCCGGCGGGCGACCACGACTGGGGCATCCAGGCCGAGGTGGACCTGGCGGCGTCCGACGAGGAGGGCCGGGCGGTCGTCCGGGTCACGAAGGTCGGCCAGCTGTAG
- a CDS encoding aminoglycoside phosphotransferase family protein → MHRDDDGTAEILDRGRFPDARTPWDDPDRRAEALDWVTGRLAERGLRESGPREVRLRPWSVLVRFSVAGGPGDRPVWFKAVPPAAAFEASLAAALADWVPDHVLAPLAVDAERGWCLLPDGGPLLRRVLDEGAGTLADWEDALRSYAVMQRALVPYAEKVAGLGVPSARPDELPGLFDTLVAENAALTGEERVALEALRPRLVEWCEELASVGVAASLDHADLHDSQLFRPAPGRFAFFDWGDALVGHPFSSLLVPARSAEDRFGPAALPRLRDAYLEPWTGDGVTAGELRRAVSLAWRLAALGRAASWGRMFPVPGAQAAPGGAETAHWLRELHTEPPL, encoded by the coding sequence ATGCACAGAGATGACGACGGTACGGCCGAGATCCTGGACCGCGGGCGCTTCCCGGACGCCCGGACCCCCTGGGACGACCCGGACCGCCGGGCGGAGGCCCTGGACTGGGTGACGGGGCGGCTGGCGGAGCGCGGGCTGCGCGAGTCCGGCCCCCGGGAGGTGCGGCTGCGCCCCTGGTCGGTGCTCGTGCGGTTCTCCGTCGCCGGTGGCCCCGGTGACCGGCCGGTGTGGTTCAAGGCCGTGCCCCCGGCCGCCGCCTTCGAGGCGTCTCTCGCGGCCGCCCTGGCCGACTGGGTGCCGGACCACGTCCTGGCTCCGCTCGCCGTCGACGCGGAGCGCGGCTGGTGCCTGCTGCCGGACGGCGGGCCGCTGCTGCGGCGGGTGCTGGACGAGGGCGCGGGCACGCTCGCGGACTGGGAGGACGCCCTGCGGAGTTACGCGGTGATGCAGCGGGCGCTCGTCCCGTACGCGGAGAAGGTGGCGGGTCTCGGGGTGCCGAGCGCCCGCCCGGACGAACTGCCGGGCCTCTTCGACACGCTGGTGGCGGAGAACGCGGCGCTGACCGGGGAGGAGCGGGTGGCGCTGGAGGCGCTGCGGCCCCGGCTGGTGGAGTGGTGCGAGGAGCTGGCATCGGTGGGTGTGGCCGCTTCGCTGGACCATGCCGATCTCCACGACAGCCAGCTCTTCCGGCCCGCCCCCGGCCGGTTCGCCTTCTTCGACTGGGGCGACGCCCTGGTCGGCCACCCGTTCTCCAGTCTGCTGGTCCCGGCGCGGTCGGCCGAGGACCGGTTCGGCCCCGCGGCCCTGCCCCGGCTGCGGGACGCCTATCTGGAGCCGTGGACGGGCGACGGGGTGACGGCGGGTGAGCTGCGGCGGGCGGTGAGCCTGGCGTGGCGGCTGGCGGCGCTGGGGCGGGCCGCCTCGTGGGGCCGGATGTTCCCCGTTCCCGGCGCCCAGGCCGCCCCCGGAGGTGCCGAGACGGCCCACTGGCTGCGCGAGCTGCACACCGAGCCGCCCCTGTGA
- a CDS encoding M56 family metallopeptidase gives MNAAPAFLGYAAAVGVLAPRVLLRSAWPQRAPLLAVAVWFALAASFSLCVHLAAAHLATPGAHLHGILYSCRAALGLGGETDGGRGVSWGLVALVVLLAAHLTGFAFHAVRARAARARHRDVLDKVGRPSARLRATVVEHAEPAAYCLPGRRPRIVVSSGAVDALSHDELGAVVEHERAHIHGRHHLLLAAAHAFAWVFPWLPLARHLREQIPLLLEMAADDRALRRSPHHALATAMFTLAAGRAPRGTLAVGGASVVIRLRRVLAPQRGAHPALRCTVGTGALMAPLLPVLLTCHAGLG, from the coding sequence GTGAACGCCGCCCCCGCCTTCCTCGGCTACGCCGCCGCCGTCGGCGTACTGGCCCCGCGCGTGCTGCTCCGCAGCGCCTGGCCGCAGCGCGCACCGCTGCTGGCGGTCGCCGTCTGGTTCGCACTCGCGGCGTCGTTCTCGCTCTGCGTGCACCTGGCCGCCGCGCACCTGGCCACCCCGGGGGCGCATCTGCACGGCATCCTCTACTCCTGCCGGGCGGCCCTGGGGCTCGGCGGCGAGACCGACGGGGGCCGGGGCGTCTCCTGGGGTCTGGTGGCGCTCGTCGTGCTGCTCGCCGCCCATCTGACCGGCTTCGCCTTCCACGCCGTACGGGCCCGGGCCGCGCGCGCCCGCCACCGTGACGTGCTGGACAAGGTGGGGCGCCCCTCGGCGCGGCTGCGGGCCACGGTGGTGGAGCACGCCGAGCCCGCCGCGTACTGCCTGCCGGGCCGTCGCCCGAGGATCGTCGTCAGCAGCGGCGCGGTCGACGCCCTCTCGCACGACGAACTCGGCGCCGTCGTCGAACACGAGCGGGCCCACATCCATGGCCGCCACCATCTGCTCCTCGCGGCGGCCCACGCCTTCGCCTGGGTCTTCCCCTGGCTGCCCCTCGCCCGCCACCTGCGGGAACAGATCCCGCTGCTCCTGGAGATGGCCGCCGACGACCGGGCCCTGCGCCGCTCCCCGCACCACGCGCTGGCCACGGCGATGTTCACCCTGGCCGCCGGCCGGGCGCCGCGCGGGACGCTCGCGGTCGGCGGCGCGTCGGTGGTCATCCGCCTCCGCCGCGTCCTGGCCCCGCAGCGCGGCGCCCATCCGGCGCTCCGCTGCACGGTCGGCACCGGCGCCCTGATGGCCCCGCTGCTGCCCGTCCTGCTGACCTGCCACGCCGGACTCGGGTGA
- a CDS encoding DsbA family protein has translation MKKHLIIAAVILAAFAAGLGSFLLLAPEDRDRGMVEVEAAAHAQPVRETSHRLTSPERSELTVVEFLDFECEACGAVYPAVEKLRAEYGDRVTFIARYFPMPGHKNALLAARTVEAAAQQGKFEEMYGKLFTTQAQWGEATESKEALFREYARELGLDMEKFTAALNDPATTERIEADQRDGLGLGVQGTPTFFVDGLRIPNPASYEEFRALIEKRLARR, from the coding sequence GTGAAGAAGCATCTGATCATCGCCGCAGTGATCCTGGCGGCCTTCGCCGCAGGCCTCGGCTCCTTCCTGCTGCTGGCACCCGAGGACCGCGACCGGGGGATGGTGGAGGTCGAAGCCGCCGCCCACGCCCAGCCCGTACGGGAAACCAGCCACCGGCTCACCTCTCCGGAGCGGAGCGAGCTGACGGTGGTGGAGTTCCTGGACTTCGAGTGCGAGGCGTGCGGGGCGGTCTACCCGGCCGTGGAGAAGCTGCGCGCGGAGTACGGGGACCGGGTCACCTTCATCGCCCGCTACTTCCCGATGCCGGGCCACAAGAACGCCCTGCTCGCCGCCCGTACGGTCGAGGCGGCCGCCCAGCAGGGCAAGTTCGAGGAGATGTACGGCAAGCTCTTCACCACCCAGGCCCAGTGGGGCGAGGCCACCGAGTCCAAGGAAGCCCTCTTCCGCGAGTACGCCCGCGAACTCGGCCTCGACATGGAGAAGTTCACCGCCGCGCTGAACGACCCGGCCACCACCGAGCGGATCGAGGCCGACCAGCGCGACGGCCTCGGCCTCGGGGTCCAGGGCACGCCCACGTTCTTCGTCGACGGGCTCAGGATCCCCAACCCCGCCTCGTACGAGGAGTTCCGCGCGCTCATCGAGAAGCGGCTCGCGCGCCGGTGA